TATTTCTTCGCAAGTGCAACCAAAATCTCCGCCAATTAAAATATATCCATTTTTATTATCAAAATCATTTATAAACTCGTTTATAAAATCATTAATTGTATTATCTATTGATTTTACATTTAACCCAGGATTTATATTTTCAATTAAATAACAATTATTTTCTTTTTTAACAACATTCATTCTACCATTTATTTTAAATGATTTTATTTTATCGACAATGGTATCAATATCCATAAAATTTTTACAAATTTCAATCCCAAATAATGAATTTTCAATAAAATGACTTCCAAAAATGTTGTTATTAAATTCAACTATTTTATTATTATATTCATAACGAAGCGGATATTTTGATAATAACTCTGTTTTATTTATATCAATTACAGTATCTATATTTTCAAAGATATCTGATTTTAGTAAATTTTTATTAACGAATTTTTTATTTGCATTTTTTAGTGTGGAACATTTAGCCATAAAAGCATCTTTCCTTCCTTTTGCAATGGGATAATTTTCAAGTATATTTGTAATTGCACCATATTCGCAAGAAGTTAGCCCCAAAGATACTTCAAAAATGAAAATATCGTAAAAATCAATTTTATTTATTTCATTTAAGTAGTTAATACAATTTAATATTGAAACTGGTGCAATAGAACCTTTATTGCTGTTATTTAGATATGTGTTATATTCTTCCCTTAATATATGGTTAATTAGCTCCGTTGTTGTGGTTTTTCCTTTTACTCCTGTAATTTCTATAAATTTTTTATGTATGCTTCCATATTTTTCTTTTATTATTTCAGATGTGGCATCATGAAATGACATAAAATCCACATCTATGGGGCAGTGAATGGGGGCTATAATTTTATCATAATTATTAAATTTTGGTTCTTCTGTGGATTTTAAAATATTTATTTTATTAATTTCTTTGAAATTAATATTATTTAAAAAATTTTTTTCTTTATCTAATTTTCCGTATATGTCCCATATTGACACACCATAACCTAATTCAATATACTCTTTTGCCAACTCGGGAGCTCCGTGATTAACATCGATTATTAGCATAGACATAATGATACCTTTAAATTTTTTTAAGGAGCTCCTTTGGATAATCCGATAATGATTTCATCGTTCTATTGAGCCCCATCCCACAACCCAATCCAACTTTTTTTGCAAATTCTATGTCTATTAAATCGCTTGGAGCATGGGTATCGGTATTTATTACCGTTGGTATGTTGTATTTTTTGGCAATATTTTGAACGAATCCATTTGTTAAAGAATGTCCCCTTCTTGCCGTAATCTCTAAAAATATATTATTTTCTACAAGATTTTTAGCTGTTTCGTCGTCAATAAATCCGCCGTGTGCTAAAATATCCACATCGCCACATAATGAGGCATAATAATTAGTTTTTTCCTCAACTGGTTCTACTGGGGTTTCACCATGAACAACCACAATTTCAGCACCAATATCTTTACATTTTTTTGCCATTGTTTCAATTGATTTTGGAGGTATATGTGTGAGCTCCACACCAACTATTAATTGAATATCCCAGTATTTTTTTAGCTCCTCTTTTGCAAGGGTGGTTTTTTCAATCAATTCTTTATAATTACTTGCATCGGCATGGTCGGTTATTGCGATTGTTTTATGGTTTAAAACTATTGCCCTTCTAAGGAGCTCCGAAGGAATTAATTCACCATCACTAAAAACTGTATGGGTATGGAAGTCGTATCTCATTATATCGCCTTGATAAAGTATAGTCAATCTTCGAACTGTTTCACTATATTTTCGTAAATAGGACTATATTCTATCCAACTAATTATTTGGACAAATAAAGGGACAGTTTTTGAAGATTAACTATAATGATTAATTATTTATAATGATATTTTTATATTATTTTCCATATTATTTTATATTATTATTTCCTATTTATAATATATATTAATATTTATTTTAATCAAAATCAAGGTGAAATTATGCATAAAATTTGTGTTATAGAAGGAGATGGAATTGGTAAGGAAGTAGTTCCAGCAGCAGTATCCATATTAAAGGCAACAGGCGTAGATTTTGAATTTATAAATGCAGATGCAGGGGACGAAGTATTTGAAAAAACAGGAGTTGCTTTGCCAGAGGAAACAGTGAAATCCGCAAAAGAATGCGATGCCGTATTTTTTGGTGCAGCGGGAGAAACAGCCGCCGATGTAATCGTAAAATTAAGAAAAATATTAAATACTTATGCAAATGTTAGGCCTGTAAAGGCATACAAAGGTATAAACTGTTTAAATAGCGATATTGATTATATAATTGTAAGGGAAAACACAGAAGGATTATATAAAGGAATAGAGGCAGAAATAGCAGATGGAGTTTATACGGCTACAAGAGTAATTACAGAAGAGGCATGCGAAAAAATATTTAAATTTGCATGTAATATGGCAGAGGATAGGAAAAAACAAGGTATAAATAACGGCGAAATAACATGTGGTCATAAAGCTAATGTGTTAAAATTAACCGATGGAGTATTTAAAAATAAATTTTATGAAGTTGCTAAACAATACTCAGTAAAACCAGAGGATTATTATGTTGATGCCTTAAATATGTATCTAATAACAAGACCAGAAACATTTAATGTGGTTGTTACCTCAAACCTTTTTGGAGATATTTTATCAGATGGTGCAGCTGGAACTGTTGGAGGGCTTGGTATGGCTCCATCGGCAAACATCGGAGATGAATACGGATTATTTGAACCGGTTCATGGTTCAGCACCAGACATAGCAGGTAAAGGAATAGCTAACCCAACAGCTACAATTTTAACGGCAATATTAATGTTAAGATATTTAAATGAAAATGATGCAGCTGATAGGGTGGAAAAGGCACTTGAAGAAGTTCTTGAAAACAAATTAACCACGCCAGATTTAGGGGGAAGCTTAACAACGACACAAATGGCAGAAGAAGTTGCTAAAAGAGTTTAATTTATTCCAATAAATAAAAAATATAAATGGTGATTAAATGTATAATGCTACAATAATTATAAAATTGAAAAAAGGAGTATTAAACCCAGAAGGTAGAACAGTATTAAGAGCTTTGAACCATTTGGGATATGACGGCGTAAAAGATGCAAAAACCTTTAAATGCGTTGAATTAACACTTGACGGAGATAATGAGGAAGAAGTATATAATAAA
The window above is part of the Methanococcus aeolicus Nankai-3 genome. Proteins encoded here:
- the cfbE gene encoding coenzyme F430 synthase, with amino-acid sequence MLIIDVNHGAPELAKEYIELGYGVSIWDIYGKLDKEKNFLNNINFKEINKINILKSTEEPKFNNYDKIIAPIHCPIDVDFMSFHDATSEIIKEKYGSIHKKFIEITGVKGKTTTTELINHILREEYNTYLNNSNKGSIAPVSILNCINYLNEINKIDFYDIFIFEVSLGLTSCEYGAITNILENYPIAKGRKDAFMAKCSTLKNANKKFVNKNLLKSDIFENIDTVIDINKTELLSKYPLRYEYNNKIVEFNNNIFGSHFIENSLFGIEICKNFMDIDTIVDKIKSFKINGRMNVVKKENNCYLIENINPGLNVKSIDNTINDFINEFINDFDNKNGYILIGGDFGCTCEEINIEKLSKVIKKYLSNKNIKFILSGDLGKELKKYFDFEYIDNIDYDKYNGNLLKIYRKKIC
- a CDS encoding histidinol phosphate phosphatase domain-containing protein → MRYDFHTHTVFSDGELIPSELLRRAIVLNHKTIAITDHADASNYKELIEKTTLAKEELKKYWDIQLIVGVELTHIPPKSIETMAKKCKDIGAEIVVVHGETPVEPVEEKTNYYASLCGDVDILAHGGFIDDETAKNLVENNIFLEITARRGHSLTNGFVQNIAKKYNIPTVINTDTHAPSDLIDIEFAKKVGLGCGMGLNRTMKSLSDYPKELLKKI
- a CDS encoding 3-isopropylmalate dehydrogenase, producing the protein MHKICVIEGDGIGKEVVPAAVSILKATGVDFEFINADAGDEVFEKTGVALPEETVKSAKECDAVFFGAAGETAADVIVKLRKILNTYANVRPVKAYKGINCLNSDIDYIIVRENTEGLYKGIEAEIADGVYTATRVITEEACEKIFKFACNMAEDRKKQGINNGEITCGHKANVLKLTDGVFKNKFYEVAKQYSVKPEDYYVDALNMYLITRPETFNVVVTSNLFGDILSDGAAGTVGGLGMAPSANIGDEYGLFEPVHGSAPDIAGKGIANPTATILTAILMLRYLNENDAADRVEKALEEVLENKLTTPDLGGSLTTTQMAEEVAKRV
- the purS gene encoding phosphoribosylformylglycinamidine synthase subunit PurS → MYNATIIIKLKKGVLNPEGRTVLRALNHLGYDGVKDAKTFKCVELTLDGDNEEEVYNKVDDMCKKLLANPVIHDYEITLKKVE